The Propionibacterium freudenreichii subsp. freudenreichii genome contains a region encoding:
- a CDS encoding nucleoside/nucleotide kinase family protein: protein MATDMTLPDDLDRLVDRLVRDARGRRPVMVLDGGSGAGKTRLATRLVGALGERGMHGVQLVSMDSFYPGWDGLQAASTMLPEVLRVHDPGYWRWDWQAGRRTDRVGLDGDAPILVEGCGALTAFSAGVGTTAMWFVMDAARRKQRALGRDGELYAPHWDRWAAQERQHWRRDRPRELADVVLHDAGQVDAGAV from the coding sequence ATGGCCACGGATATGACGCTGCCCGACGACCTCGACCGGCTGGTGGATCGCCTGGTGCGTGACGCGCGGGGACGCCGGCCAGTCATGGTGCTCGACGGCGGATCGGGCGCGGGCAAGACCCGGCTGGCGACGCGCCTGGTGGGCGCGCTGGGGGAACGCGGGATGCACGGCGTGCAGCTGGTGAGCATGGACAGCTTCTACCCGGGCTGGGATGGCCTGCAGGCCGCCAGCACGATGCTGCCCGAGGTGTTGCGCGTGCACGATCCGGGCTATTGGCGCTGGGACTGGCAGGCCGGGCGACGCACCGACCGGGTGGGCCTCGATGGCGACGCGCCGATCCTGGTGGAGGGCTGCGGCGCCCTCACCGCGTTCAGTGCCGGGGTGGGCACCACGGCGATGTGGTTCGTGATGGACGCGGCACGCCGCAAGCAGCGCGCGCTGGGACGCGACGGCGAGCTGTATGCACCCCATTGGGACCGCTGGGCGGCCCAGGAGCGTCAACACTGGCGCCGGGACCGTCCCCGCGAGCTGGCCGACGTCGTCCTGCACGACGCCGGGCAGGTGGACGCCGGGGCCGTCTGA
- a CDS encoding HhH-GPD family protein, producing MMEPGQRRAVVRTVNQWYAHAARDLPWRRVGTSPWAIMVSEFMAQQTPVARVVGPWREWLDRWPTPDALAAEPSSAAVAAWGRLGYPRRALRLHAAATAIRDHFGGEVPHSVEELRQLPGVGDYTAGAIASFAFGARALVLDTNVRRVLTRLDAARQFPANSTTAAERRLAMDWLPDDAPTASRWAQASMELGALVCTAANPACDDCPVRADCAWLAAGRPAHDGPPRRTQAYAGTDRQARGTLLGALRTTPQGFEVSVLLQHWPADPAQASRALDGLLSDGLAHREGTRVTL from the coding sequence GTGATGGAACCCGGGCAACGCCGCGCGGTGGTCCGCACCGTCAACCAGTGGTACGCCCATGCTGCCCGCGACCTTCCGTGGCGGCGTGTGGGAACCAGCCCCTGGGCGATCATGGTCAGTGAGTTCATGGCCCAGCAGACACCGGTGGCCCGCGTGGTCGGACCCTGGCGCGAGTGGCTGGACCGTTGGCCCACACCCGATGCGCTGGCCGCCGAGCCGAGCTCCGCGGCCGTCGCTGCCTGGGGCAGGCTCGGTTATCCGCGCAGGGCGCTGCGCCTGCATGCCGCCGCCACCGCCATCCGCGACCACTTCGGCGGCGAGGTGCCCCACAGCGTCGAGGAACTGCGTCAGTTGCCCGGCGTCGGCGACTACACCGCCGGCGCCATTGCCAGCTTCGCCTTCGGGGCCCGTGCCCTGGTGCTCGACACGAATGTGCGCCGCGTGCTCACCCGCCTTGACGCCGCCCGGCAGTTCCCCGCGAACTCCACCACCGCCGCCGAACGCCGCCTGGCGATGGACTGGCTGCCCGACGACGCACCCACCGCGTCCCGTTGGGCGCAGGCCTCGATGGAACTGGGCGCGCTGGTGTGCACCGCCGCCAACCCGGCCTGCGATGACTGCCCCGTGCGCGCCGACTGCGCGTGGCTGGCGGCCGGGCGTCCGGCCCACGACGGCCCACCGCGACGCACCCAGGCCTATGCCGGCACCGACCGGCAGGCCCGCGGCACCCTGCTGGGTGCCCTGCGCACCACGCCGCAGGGCTTCGAGGTGAGCGTGCTGTTGCAGCACTGGCCCGCTGACCCCGCGCAGGCGAGCCGTGCGTTGGACGGATTGTTGTCCGACGGGCTGGCACACCGCGAGGGCACCCGCGTGACGCTGTGA
- a CDS encoding energy-coupling factor transporter transmembrane component T family protein, whose amino-acid sequence MTALPHAPLTGTDQSGASGADWSGALARLNPVTRLLLTVLVAIPVLISLDWLSATVIFVGELVVFLACGVRARMLARRMIPLLIVAPLAAISMALYGKPGGDVYFQWWLVVISQRSLTMAIAVVLRIFALGLAALVLMGGLDLTATADGLAQICHLPARFVLGTLAGMRMINLFAADWRTMAQARRARGLGDAGRLRRFATMAFALLVFAIRRGTKLATAMEARGFDASTAAHRTWARPSRMGRADAVGWLVAVVMVALALAVSIRLGTFTPVTR is encoded by the coding sequence ATGACCGCACTCCCCCACGCCCCACTGACCGGCACCGACCAGTCCGGGGCGTCCGGCGCCGACTGGTCGGGAGCGCTGGCCCGGCTCAACCCGGTGACGCGCCTGCTACTCACCGTGCTGGTGGCCATCCCCGTGTTGATCAGCCTCGACTGGCTGAGCGCCACGGTGATCTTCGTCGGCGAGCTGGTGGTGTTCCTCGCCTGTGGCGTGCGGGCGCGGATGCTGGCACGGCGAATGATCCCGCTGCTCATCGTCGCGCCGCTGGCGGCCATCAGCATGGCCCTGTACGGCAAGCCCGGCGGCGATGTGTACTTCCAGTGGTGGCTCGTGGTGATCTCGCAACGGTCGTTGACGATGGCGATTGCCGTGGTGCTGCGCATCTTTGCGCTCGGCCTTGCCGCGCTGGTGCTGATGGGTGGCCTCGACCTCACCGCCACCGCCGACGGGCTGGCGCAGATCTGCCACCTGCCGGCGCGCTTCGTGCTGGGCACGTTGGCCGGCATGCGCATGATCAACCTGTTCGCCGCCGATTGGCGCACCATGGCCCAGGCGCGCAGGGCACGCGGCCTGGGCGACGCCGGACGGCTGCGCCGCTTCGCGACGATGGCCTTCGCACTGTTGGTGTTCGCGATCCGGCGCGGCACGAAGCTCGCCACGGCCATGGAGGCCCGTGGCTTCGACGCCAGCACCGCCGCACACCGCACCTGGGCGCGTCCCTCGCGCATGGGACGGGCCGACGCCGTCGGCTGGTTGGTGGCCGTGGTGATGGTGGCGCTGGCCCTGGCGGTGTCGATCAGGCTGGGCACCTTCACCCCGGTCACCCGCTGA
- a CDS encoding ABC transporter ATP-binding protein, whose amino-acid sequence MPTPSTDLAPGVVASDWGWRYAGRQRWAARHLDFTIEPGERVLLLGASGAGKSTLLGALTGVLGGDDEGEEAGSLLVGGKHPTRMRGHVGLVMQDPTSQMILQRIGDDAAFGCENLAVPREQIWPRVRAALDAVDLRLPLDRSTTALSGGQQQRLAIAGALAMMGGPGAPGMLCLDEPTANLDPEGVTTVHDAIASVVTDRHTTLVVVEHRVDIWTDLVDRVIVVSADAGLLADGAPREVFAAQREVLTRAGVWVPGAPRGVEPRTPPAPGEPLLTTHDLTIGHGRAHPVRTMEPTQVPAGLSTTIVGPNGAGKTTLALTLAGLLEPLAGSVEAAPSLRPTSARFLTRAMHRHFDPARPITWASRDLLTRIGTVFQNPEHQFVTGSVREELAVGLKALGRGARDIDSRVDALLARLHLESLADANPFTLSGGEKRRLSVGTVLAAEPRVIVLDEPTFGQDRATWIDLVQLVQDVLEQGRTVISVTHDRDYLEVLGENELRLDIASPHPASASSPAGGRPAGHAPGERRPKDRQPSADQPSGERPSADQPSDHRMAP is encoded by the coding sequence GTGCCCACCCCCAGCACGGACCTCGCCCCGGGCGTCGTCGCCAGTGACTGGGGGTGGCGCTATGCGGGCCGCCAACGATGGGCCGCCCGCCACCTTGACTTCACCATCGAACCCGGCGAACGCGTGCTCCTCCTGGGCGCCAGCGGTGCCGGGAAGTCGACATTGCTGGGTGCCCTGACCGGGGTGCTCGGCGGCGACGACGAGGGCGAGGAGGCCGGCAGCCTGCTGGTGGGTGGCAAGCACCCCACCCGGATGCGCGGACATGTGGGCCTGGTGATGCAGGACCCCACCTCGCAGATGATCCTGCAGCGCATCGGCGACGATGCCGCCTTCGGGTGCGAAAACCTGGCAGTGCCCCGCGAACAGATCTGGCCCCGCGTGCGGGCCGCCCTCGACGCGGTGGACCTGCGCCTGCCCCTCGACCGCTCCACCACGGCGCTGTCGGGTGGCCAGCAGCAACGGCTGGCGATCGCCGGCGCCCTGGCCATGATGGGTGGGCCGGGCGCGCCGGGCATGCTCTGCCTCGACGAGCCCACCGCGAACCTCGACCCCGAGGGTGTCACGACGGTGCACGACGCGATCGCCTCGGTGGTCACCGACCGGCACACCACCCTGGTGGTGGTCGAGCACCGCGTGGACATCTGGACCGACCTGGTCGACCGCGTGATCGTCGTGTCGGCCGATGCTGGCCTGCTGGCCGACGGCGCGCCCCGGGAGGTCTTCGCCGCACAACGCGAGGTGCTCACCCGGGCGGGCGTCTGGGTGCCCGGCGCACCACGGGGCGTCGAACCACGCACGCCGCCGGCACCCGGCGAGCCCCTGCTCACCACACACGACCTCACCATCGGCCACGGCAGGGCGCATCCGGTGCGCACGATGGAACCAACGCAGGTTCCCGCCGGCCTGTCCACCACCATCGTGGGCCCCAATGGGGCCGGCAAGACGACGCTGGCACTCACCCTGGCGGGGCTGCTCGAACCGCTCGCCGGCAGCGTCGAGGCGGCGCCATCGCTGCGTCCGACCTCCGCCAGGTTCCTGACCCGTGCCATGCACCGGCACTTCGATCCGGCGCGTCCGATCACCTGGGCAAGCCGCGACCTGCTGACCCGCATCGGCACGGTCTTCCAGAATCCCGAGCACCAGTTCGTCACCGGCTCGGTGCGCGAGGAACTGGCGGTCGGGCTCAAGGCGCTGGGCCGAGGGGCCCGTGACATCGATTCCAGGGTGGACGCGCTGTTGGCCCGGCTGCACCTGGAGTCGCTGGCCGACGCCAATCCCTTCACCCTGTCGGGTGGCGAGAAGCGGCGGCTGTCGGTCGGCACCGTGCTGGCCGCCGAGCCCCGGGTGATCGTGCTCGACGAGCCGACCTTCGGCCAGGACCGCGCCACGTGGATCGACCTCGTGCAGCTGGTGCAGGACGTGTTGGAGCAGGGACGCACCGTGATCTCGGTGACCCACGACCGCGACTACCTCGAGGTGCTGGGCGAGAACGAACTGCGACTCGACATTGCGTCGCCGCACCCGGCGTCGGCCAGCTCGCCCGCGGGTGGTCGGCCGGCTGGCCATGCGCCCGGCGAGCGTCGGCCCAAGGACCGTCAGCCCAGTGCCGATCAGCCCAGCGGCGAGCGACCCAGTGCCGACCAGCCCAGCGACCATCGGATGGCACCATGA
- a CDS encoding ECF transporter S component produces MSPSKTTPATSDQTRPLEVGTRHWRVVDIVVAAVLGVACGLIFWIWNSIGYAWYSAMGALLPGLGGIAAGIWYLGGTLGAQVIRKPGAAIFVELVAAIVSALIGNAWGIETLTSGLFQGIGAEIIFLIFRYRAWSLPVTLLAGAFAGFGAWANELFIGSTPNIAKSFGYNAVYLVSNLVSGAVLAGLLAWLLTKALARTGVLSRFASGREA; encoded by the coding sequence ATGTCACCAAGCAAGACCACCCCAGCGACGAGCGACCAGACGCGTCCGCTCGAGGTGGGCACCCGCCACTGGCGTGTCGTCGACATCGTCGTGGCCGCCGTCCTCGGCGTCGCGTGCGGACTGATCTTCTGGATCTGGAACTCCATCGGCTACGCCTGGTATTCGGCCATGGGAGCACTGCTACCCGGCCTGGGTGGCATCGCAGCCGGCATCTGGTACCTCGGCGGCACCCTGGGTGCCCAGGTGATCCGCAAGCCCGGCGCGGCCATCTTCGTCGAGCTCGTGGCAGCCATCGTGTCGGCCCTGATCGGCAACGCATGGGGCATCGAGACACTCACATCGGGCCTGTTCCAGGGCATCGGTGCCGAGATCATCTTCCTGATCTTCCGCTACCGCGCCTGGTCGCTGCCCGTCACCCTGCTGGCCGGCGCCTTCGCCGGCTTCGGCGCCTGGGCCAATGAGCTGTTCATCGGTTCCACCCCCAATATCGCCAAGAGCTTCGGCTACAACGCCGTCTACCTGGTCAGCAACCTGGTATCCGGCGCCGTCCTGGCCGGCCTGCTCGCATGGCTGCTCACCAAGGCGCTCGCCAGGACCGGCGTGCTGTCACGGTTCGCCTCGGGCCGCGAAGCCTGA
- the radA gene encoding DNA repair protein RadA, with product MAKKQQDSYQCTECGWTGVRWVGRCPQCQAWGSVVERGASVSTSTAVRTSAPTTHALPIAQVSAQASDRHLTGIGELDRVLGGGLVPGVVVLLAGEPGVGKSTLLLEVAAQWARAGHRTLYVTGEESASQVRLRATRTDALADELYLAAENDLGTVLGHVEEVEPSLMVLDSIQTVSAGSGDGVSGGVAQVREVTTALVRVAKARGMAVIIVGHVTKDGGIAGPRTLEHLVDVVLNFEGDRHSGFRMVRATKNRYGPADEVGCFEMGEGGIVEVPDPSGLFTTRHDEPVPGTCVTVTMEGRRPLLAEVQGLVAPVPNETPARRVTNGVDFSRVAMILAVLQRKARLPMSRRDVYVSTVGGARITDPSADLAVAVAVASASLNRNFPRRVLAMGEVGLAGDLRRVPALERRVAEADRLGFELAIVPTNSRDNSRGAPTLHNLKVVEVPSVADALGVLDLRRAERR from the coding sequence GTGGCCAAGAAACAGCAGGACTCCTATCAGTGCACCGAATGCGGTTGGACCGGCGTGCGCTGGGTCGGGCGCTGCCCGCAGTGCCAGGCCTGGGGCTCGGTGGTGGAACGTGGCGCCTCGGTGTCGACCAGCACGGCCGTGCGGACGTCGGCACCCACCACGCACGCCCTGCCGATCGCCCAGGTGTCGGCGCAGGCCTCCGATCGCCATCTCACCGGGATCGGTGAGCTCGACCGCGTGCTCGGTGGCGGCCTGGTGCCCGGCGTCGTCGTGTTGTTGGCGGGCGAGCCGGGCGTCGGCAAGTCGACCCTGCTGCTCGAGGTGGCGGCGCAATGGGCGCGAGCCGGGCACCGCACGCTGTATGTCACCGGTGAGGAATCGGCCTCGCAGGTGAGGTTGCGGGCCACCCGCACCGACGCGCTGGCCGACGAGCTCTACTTGGCCGCCGAGAACGACCTGGGCACCGTGCTGGGTCACGTCGAGGAGGTGGAGCCGAGCCTGATGGTGCTCGACTCGATCCAGACCGTCAGCGCCGGCAGCGGCGATGGCGTCAGTGGGGGCGTCGCACAGGTGCGCGAGGTGACCACGGCCCTGGTGCGGGTGGCCAAGGCCCGCGGGATGGCCGTGATCATCGTGGGACATGTGACCAAGGACGGCGGCATCGCCGGCCCGCGCACCCTGGAGCACCTGGTTGACGTGGTGCTCAACTTCGAGGGCGACCGGCACTCCGGCTTCCGCATGGTGCGTGCCACGAAGAACCGCTACGGCCCGGCTGACGAGGTGGGGTGCTTCGAGATGGGTGAGGGCGGCATCGTCGAGGTGCCCGATCCGTCCGGGCTGTTCACCACCCGCCACGACGAGCCGGTGCCCGGCACCTGCGTGACCGTCACCATGGAGGGTCGCCGTCCGCTGCTGGCCGAGGTGCAGGGCCTGGTGGCCCCGGTGCCCAATGAGACGCCGGCACGGCGCGTCACCAACGGCGTCGACTTCTCGCGCGTGGCGATGATCCTGGCCGTACTGCAACGCAAGGCACGCCTGCCGATGAGCCGCCGCGATGTCTATGTGAGCACGGTCGGGGGCGCCCGCATCACCGACCCGAGTGCCGACCTGGCCGTGGCGGTCGCGGTCGCCTCGGCCTCACTCAACCGGAACTTCCCCCGGCGGGTGCTGGCGATGGGCGAGGTGGGGCTCGCCGGCGACCTGCGCCGCGTGCCCGCGCTGGAACGCCGCGTCGCCGAGGCCGACCGGCTGGGCTTCGAGCTGGCCATCGTGCCCACCAACTCCCGCGACAACAGCCGCGGAGCGCCCACGCTGCACAACCTGAAGGTAGTGGAGGTGCCCAGCGTGGCCGACGCGCTGGGCGTGCTCGACCTGCGCCGCGCAGAGCGGCGCTGA
- a CDS encoding DUF4328 domain-containing protein has translation MSIPTPPQGWRSQARLLPMLLWLNMAVQLLAGAMCLLLATRVDTPTDSVDDPGLRMFDAWQLLTTATGLVFMLTAIVWLVWQRGTARMALRWAPELSQPAWQLFNWVIPLINLWRPLVDLRALHRVFTIVRKDEMAADGIRGSIELAQVRLDDFRAATTRWWACWITFATAQLVAAWIVAGASGTTGARAGFIASGIADLLALPAAFLATRVASELTGRVADAAGLRA, from the coding sequence ATGAGCATCCCGACACCCCCACAGGGCTGGCGCTCCCAGGCCCGCCTGCTGCCCATGCTGCTGTGGCTGAACATGGCCGTGCAGCTGTTGGCCGGCGCGATGTGCCTGCTACTGGCCACCCGGGTGGACACCCCCACTGACTCCGTCGACGACCCGGGCCTGCGCATGTTCGACGCCTGGCAGCTGCTGACCACCGCCACCGGGCTGGTCTTCATGCTCACCGCCATCGTCTGGCTGGTCTGGCAACGCGGCACCGCCCGCATGGCGCTGCGCTGGGCCCCGGAGCTGTCACAGCCGGCCTGGCAGCTGTTCAACTGGGTGATCCCGCTGATCAACCTGTGGCGTCCGCTGGTCGACCTGCGGGCGCTGCACCGGGTGTTCACCATCGTGCGCAAGGACGAGATGGCCGCCGACGGCATCCGCGGATCCATCGAACTGGCGCAGGTGCGCCTCGACGACTTCCGCGCCGCCACCACGCGCTGGTGGGCCTGCTGGATCACCTTCGCCACCGCGCAACTGGTGGCCGCCTGGATCGTGGCCGGCGCCTCGGGCACGACGGGGGCCCGCGCCGGATTCATCGCCAGCGGCATCGCCGACCTGCTGGCGCTGCCCGCCGCATTCCTGGCCACCCGGGTGGCGTCGGAGCTCACCGGCCGGGTGGCGGACGCCGCCGGCCTGCGGGCCTGA
- the disA gene encoding DNA integrity scanning diadenylate cyclase DisA, whose amino-acid sequence MASIGDAKGRVAEQFRQYRSLLAPGTPLREGLERIVNGRTGALVVLGDNAIVQQISTGGFVINTDFTPTALRELSKMDGGIVLSSGLDRILRAGVHFVPSGSIETIETGTRHRTADRIAQQAHVPVATVSASMSTIALFLEGMRFPIEPSHQIMGRADQALATLSRYRDRLTDDTRYLTGLEIADLVTLRDLVRVCQRVEMARRLAKELEGYVESLGIDGRLLQLQLFELTAGVDETATLLENDYSIEERPGKPSLEELEELPTGDLLDPESVSSAIGFGAMPLDTHLRPKGFRLVHQAAQLDTVLTRRMLDQVDSIQELFDLSVEDLMRVDGMDAKHARALRDGLARLAELGTQS is encoded by the coding sequence GTGGCTTCAATAGGTGACGCCAAGGGGCGTGTGGCCGAGCAGTTCCGGCAGTACCGGTCGCTGCTCGCTCCCGGCACGCCCTTGCGCGAGGGCCTGGAACGCATCGTCAACGGCCGCACCGGTGCCCTGGTGGTGCTGGGTGACAATGCGATCGTGCAGCAGATCAGCACCGGCGGCTTCGTGATCAACACCGACTTCACGCCCACCGCGCTGCGCGAATTGTCGAAGATGGACGGCGGCATCGTGCTCTCGTCCGGCCTCGACCGCATCCTGCGCGCGGGCGTGCACTTCGTGCCCAGCGGCTCCATCGAGACGATCGAAACGGGCACCCGCCACCGCACCGCCGACCGCATCGCCCAGCAGGCACATGTTCCCGTGGCCACCGTCTCGGCGTCGATGTCGACGATCGCGCTGTTCCTCGAGGGCATGCGCTTCCCCATCGAGCCGAGCCACCAGATCATGGGCCGTGCCGATCAGGCACTGGCCACCCTGTCGCGCTACCGCGACAGGCTCACCGACGACACCCGCTACCTCACCGGCCTGGAGATCGCCGACCTGGTGACGCTGCGCGACCTGGTGCGGGTGTGCCAGCGCGTCGAGATGGCCCGTCGACTGGCCAAGGAGCTCGAGGGCTATGTCGAGTCATTGGGCATCGACGGGCGGCTGCTGCAGCTGCAGTTGTTCGAGTTGACCGCCGGCGTCGACGAGACAGCCACCCTGTTGGAGAACGACTACAGCATCGAGGAACGTCCCGGAAAGCCCTCCCTGGAGGAGCTCGAGGAGTTGCCGACCGGCGACCTGCTCGATCCGGAGTCGGTGTCATCGGCGATCGGCTTCGGCGCGATGCCGCTGGACACCCACCTGAGGCCCAAGGGATTCCGCTTGGTGCACCAGGCGGCGCAACTCGACACAGTGCTGACCCGCCGCATGCTCGACCAGGTGGATTCGATCCAGGAGCTGTTCGACCTGTCGGTGGAGGACCTGATGCGCGTGGATGGCATGGACGCCAAGCACGCCCGTGCCCTGCGCGATGGCCTGGCGCGGTTGGCTGAGCTGGGCACCCAGTCGTGA
- the aroD gene encoding type I 3-dehydroquinate dehydratase: MAVLELAGLTLGGPHTAIIVPLTGADPGAVQAQAEMASQPAVDLVEWRVDAFAPGADDALLADTARHIRTTTGKPLLATVRTGSEGGHFTGSPEDYARLVATLAGLDDVDAVDVEYRHPAAPETIASAHRAGTAVIGSFHDFAGTPSLDAMVAHLEAMEQAGAQLCKLAVMPHNPEDTARLLLATATRSRDAHTPLLTIAMGRLGLASRLCGHDFGSCASFAALDDHGSAPGQLPLDDLAQALSIVRHAER; this comes from the coding sequence ATGGCAGTCCTCGAACTGGCGGGCCTCACCCTGGGCGGTCCACACACGGCAATCATCGTGCCCCTCACCGGCGCAGACCCCGGAGCGGTGCAGGCGCAGGCCGAGATGGCCTCGCAACCCGCGGTTGACCTGGTCGAATGGCGGGTGGACGCCTTCGCGCCGGGCGCCGATGACGCCCTGCTCGCCGACACCGCACGCCACATCCGCACCACCACCGGCAAGCCATTGCTGGCCACCGTGCGCACGGGCAGCGAGGGCGGTCACTTCACCGGATCACCCGAGGACTACGCACGCCTGGTGGCCACCCTGGCCGGCCTCGACGACGTCGACGCGGTGGACGTGGAGTACCGCCATCCCGCCGCCCCCGAGACGATCGCGTCCGCCCATCGGGCCGGCACCGCGGTGATCGGCTCCTTCCACGACTTCGCCGGCACGCCCTCCCTCGACGCAATGGTCGCCCACCTGGAGGCCATGGAGCAGGCCGGCGCGCAGCTGTGCAAGCTCGCCGTGATGCCCCACAACCCGGAGGACACCGCCCGCCTGCTGTTGGCCACCGCCACCCGCTCGCGCGACGCCCACACCCCCCTGCTGACCATCGCGATGGGACGCCTGGGGCTGGCCAGCCGGCTGTGCGGGCACGACTTCGGCTCCTGCGCCAGCTTCGCGGCCCTCGACGACCACGGCTCGGCCCCCGGCCAGCTGCCCCTGGATGACCTCGCGCAGGCGTTGTCGATCGTGCGGCACGCCGAGCGATGA